In a single window of the Sphingosinicella microcystinivorans genome:
- a CDS encoding penicillin acylase family protein has product MKAGTRKLGISVLTAALVSTCLGAAAAAPLEIRWTKYGVPQVTARNHEDLGFGYGYAMAQDRICGLADHVLSLRGERSRWYGAEGRTMAGFLTTSNLSSDLFFRVQLSDDLVKAAIGELKPETRDLTRGFVAGINRYVETLPASQRKALCAGKPVPTFVEADIVRVMMSIGNTGKARYLVPAAELSGSVWKNTDAASRTVPRDADPVALAEYAKLRKGMGSNAWVYGGDVVAGGGAMLMGNPHSGWDDHWLSMHQVRLTIPGKIDAAGVAFLGLPFPLVGFNKDVAWSILQAATITWHVQQIMDVDESGPQPTYVMDGVRKPLQIRPLTIAAREADGRVSGRTFHMAYSALGPIYKLPALPGRPEGWYAVTDVGDGNARGLDQFLAIARASSVAEFKAAVESNRGLGAHLVAGDRNGDVAYVEAGPALDLTDRQIESCLHGGGKLPDAFSTMFHPIVLDGSRSECAVRRPDGLPRIAPTSSYPSAITRGIIHNTNNSYKFSVYGREIADHGILFGNPEVPEYNPRAVMSARRMQEIGKDGMVTPDEAMQVVFDNRNFAAEEWLGDILALCGDAASEDARAGCAVLKAWDRKNDADSRGALLFHQLWNGKLGRMKGLLPTANRVDPFPRRGLSIGPEMRAPILDAIAASVGELRALGYAPDQPWGSAFFAATPGGNIPLHGGSIQQGLLNVEEVLPLTASGFPGVQFGTAYLQLVRWEQGKVVADVLLAHGQNPAAESEARTEQLRMFSEKTLYRYPFHKRELDRERFTKVVRLKR; this is encoded by the coding sequence ATGAAAGCCGGAACGCGAAAGCTGGGCATATCGGTTCTGACCGCGGCGCTCGTCTCCACGTGTCTTGGGGCGGCCGCCGCCGCACCGCTGGAGATACGCTGGACGAAATACGGCGTCCCGCAGGTGACGGCCCGGAACCATGAGGACCTCGGCTTCGGCTATGGCTACGCCATGGCGCAGGACAGGATCTGCGGGCTTGCGGATCACGTGCTGAGCCTGAGAGGCGAGCGGTCGCGCTGGTACGGCGCGGAGGGCCGCACGATGGCCGGCTTCCTGACGACCAGCAACCTCAGCTCCGATCTCTTCTTCCGCGTCCAGTTGTCGGACGATCTGGTGAAGGCGGCGATCGGCGAACTGAAACCGGAGACGCGCGACCTGACGCGCGGTTTCGTCGCCGGCATCAATCGCTATGTCGAAACGCTGCCCGCCTCGCAGCGCAAGGCGCTGTGCGCGGGAAAGCCCGTCCCCACGTTCGTCGAAGCGGACATCGTCCGGGTGATGATGTCGATCGGCAACACCGGAAAGGCGCGCTATCTCGTCCCCGCCGCTGAGCTTTCGGGGTCGGTGTGGAAAAATACGGATGCGGCGTCGCGTACCGTGCCGCGGGACGCCGATCCTGTCGCCCTCGCCGAGTACGCGAAGCTCCGGAAAGGTATGGGCAGCAACGCCTGGGTGTACGGCGGCGACGTCGTCGCGGGCGGGGGCGCGATGCTGATGGGGAATCCGCACTCCGGCTGGGACGATCACTGGCTGTCGATGCACCAGGTGCGCCTGACGATCCCGGGCAAGATCGACGCCGCGGGCGTCGCCTTCCTCGGCCTGCCGTTCCCGCTCGTCGGCTTCAACAAGGACGTGGCGTGGAGCATCCTGCAGGCGGCGACGATCACGTGGCATGTCCAGCAGATCATGGATGTGGACGAATCCGGGCCGCAGCCGACGTATGTGATGGACGGCGTGCGGAAGCCGCTCCAGATCAGGCCGCTGACGATTGCCGCGCGCGAGGCCGACGGGCGCGTTTCCGGGCGGACGTTCCACATGGCCTACTCGGCGCTGGGGCCGATCTACAAGCTGCCCGCCCTGCCGGGGCGGCCGGAAGGCTGGTATGCCGTCACCGACGTGGGCGACGGAAATGCGCGGGGGCTGGACCAGTTCCTCGCCATCGCGCGGGCATCCAGCGTCGCGGAATTCAAGGCGGCGGTCGAGAGCAACCGGGGGCTCGGCGCGCATCTCGTCGCCGGCGATCGCAACGGCGATGTCGCCTATGTCGAGGCGGGACCGGCGCTCGATCTGACGGACCGGCAGATCGAGAGCTGCCTCCACGGCGGCGGCAAGCTTCCCGATGCCTTCAGCACGATGTTCCACCCGATCGTTCTCGACGGGTCGCGCAGCGAATGCGCCGTCAGGCGTCCGGACGGGCTGCCGCGCATCGCGCCGACGTCCAGCTATCCGTCGGCGATCACGCGCGGCATCATCCACAATACCAACAACAGCTACAAGTTCTCCGTCTACGGTCGGGAGATCGCGGACCACGGCATTCTCTTCGGCAACCCCGAGGTGCCGGAATATAATCCGCGCGCCGTCATGTCGGCGCGCCGGATGCAGGAGATCGGCAAGGACGGCATGGTCACGCCGGACGAGGCTATGCAGGTGGTTTTCGACAACCGGAACTTCGCCGCCGAGGAGTGGTTGGGCGACATCCTCGCCCTGTGCGGCGATGCGGCTTCCGAAGATGCGCGGGCCGGATGCGCGGTCCTGAAGGCGTGGGACCGGAAGAACGACGCGGACAGCCGGGGCGCGCTGCTGTTCCACCAGCTCTGGAACGGCAAGCTCGGCAGGATGAAGGGCCTTCTGCCCACGGCCAACCGGGTCGATCCTTTCCCGAGGCGGGGGCTGTCGATCGGCCCGGAGATGCGCGCGCCGATTCTCGACGCGATCGCGGCATCCGTGGGCGAACTGCGCGCGCTCGGATATGCGCCGGACCAGCCGTGGGGAAGCGCGTTCTTCGCGGCGACGCCGGGCGGCAACATCCCCCTTCACGGCGGTTCGATCCAGCAGGGCCTGCTCAATGTCGAGGAGGTGCTTCCGCTCACCGCGTCCGGGTTCCCCGGCGTTCAGTTCGGCACGGCCTATCTTCAGCTTGTGCGGTGGGAGCAGGGGAAGGTGGTCGCCGATGTCCTTCTCGCGCACGGGCAGAACCCGGCAGCGGAATCGGAAGCCCGGACGGAGCAGCTCAGGATGTTCTCCGAAAAGACGCTCTACAGATACCCGTTCCACAAGCGGGAGCTGGACAGAGAGAGATTCACCAAGGTCGTGCGCCTGAAGCGGTGA
- a CDS encoding VOC family protein gives MTQAGTARIDHLLTYVPDLDAAAALFERMGFRLTPVSHIESMGIANRMILMRPKSAGQANFIELMSPYDRTRLPAVMQTVLSGDAGIRSMVLVAEEIEAFHRLMLAQGFSSAPPAHAKREWKIPGEDPVFPEFDVIFPVEMALRFNACKYYNLHLYLREDWTRHPNSAVRLTKIMAVAGNPAEFEVFSRLFGHDARDGEDGARLYPSGDITLEIVRPEAVRKRFGVASEPEGTHYLGYEIEVASLGRLRASLKDGGISFHEHAGKVCVGPEVGLGSLIVFSEGGA, from the coding sequence ATGACACAGGCCGGAACGGCGCGGATAGACCATCTGCTGACCTATGTTCCCGATCTCGATGCCGCCGCGGCGCTGTTCGAACGGATGGGGTTCCGCCTCACCCCCGTCAGCCATATCGAGTCGATGGGCATCGCCAACCGCATGATCCTGATGCGGCCGAAGAGCGCCGGTCAGGCCAATTTCATCGAGCTGATGTCGCCCTACGATCGCACGAGGCTGCCCGCGGTCATGCAGACGGTGCTGTCGGGCGACGCCGGAATCCGGTCGATGGTCCTCGTTGCCGAGGAGATCGAGGCCTTCCATCGCCTGATGCTCGCGCAAGGGTTCTCCAGCGCGCCGCCCGCCCATGCGAAGCGGGAATGGAAAATCCCGGGAGAAGACCCGGTCTTTCCCGAATTCGATGTCATCTTTCCCGTCGAGATGGCTTTGCGCTTCAACGCCTGCAAATATTACAACCTGCATCTCTACCTGCGCGAGGACTGGACCCGGCATCCCAACAGCGCCGTTCGGCTCACGAAGATCATGGCCGTTGCCGGGAACCCCGCGGAATTCGAAGTCTTTTCGCGGTTGTTCGGGCACGACGCTCGCGACGGCGAGGATGGCGCGCGCCTGTATCCATCGGGCGACATCACGCTCGAGATCGTCCGCCCGGAGGCGGTGCGGAAGCGCTTCGGCGTGGCGTCGGAGCCCGAGGGAACGCACTATCTCGGCTACGAGATCGAGGTGGCGTCGCTGGGCAGGCTGCGGGCGTCGCTGAAGGACGGCGGCATTTCGTTCCACGAGCATGCAGGCAAGGTGTGCGTCGGGCCCGAGGTCGGCCTTGGCAGCCTGATCGTGTTTTCGGAAGGCGGCGCATGA
- a CDS encoding aspartate/glutamate racemase family protein: protein MRDPMASPSPDGRAPRLGLIGGMSWRSTADYYARINVLSERRRGAHRNTPLMIDSLEFAGLLDAGGRGAWHEVEAELVAAGLRLQAAGCAAAALTAVTAHRCHDALAAALSIPVPHVFDAAATHLSAVGARRAGLLGTSRTLAAPFLLDRMSGKGAREIVRPDAEMQDRLDALILGRLTQGVVDDAGRALLDSAIAALRRGGADAVVLACTELPLLLRPEQTPPDIVDAVALHVSLLCDTVMDARS from the coding sequence ATGCGTGATCCAATGGCTTCCCCCTCTCCGGACGGACGGGCGCCCCGGCTGGGGCTGATCGGCGGCATGAGCTGGCGGTCGACGGCCGATTATTACGCGCGGATCAACGTCTTGTCGGAAAGGCGCCGCGGCGCGCATCGCAACACGCCGCTGATGATCGACTCGCTCGAATTCGCCGGCCTTCTCGACGCGGGCGGGCGCGGGGCGTGGCATGAGGTGGAGGCGGAACTGGTGGCTGCCGGGCTTCGGCTGCAGGCGGCGGGCTGCGCCGCGGCGGCGCTGACGGCGGTCACCGCGCACCGCTGCCACGATGCCCTCGCCGCCGCGCTCTCCATACCGGTGCCCCACGTATTCGACGCCGCGGCAACGCATCTTTCGGCCGTGGGCGCCCGGCGCGCGGGCCTGCTCGGCACGTCGAGGACGCTGGCCGCGCCGTTCCTGCTCGATCGCATGTCCGGCAAGGGCGCGCGCGAGATCGTTCGGCCCGATGCCGAAATGCAGGACCGGCTCGATGCGCTGATCCTCGGGCGCCTGACGCAGGGCGTCGTCGACGATGCCGGGCGCGCGCTTCTGGATTCGGCGATCGCGGCGCTGCGGCGCGGCGGGGCGGATGCCGTCGTTCTTGCCTGCACGGAGCTGCCGCTGCTGCTCCGGCCGGAGCAGACGCCACCCGACATCGTCGATGCCGTGGCGCTGCACGTAAGCCTTCTTTGCGATACCGTGATGGATGCACGATCATGA
- a CDS encoding MFS transporter codes for MSSMETVRPAALTPHDKDSPRIWIAVVILSACYVFSLIDRLIINLLVDPIKADLGLSDLQIALVQGPAFAVLYATAGAPLGRLADIMSRRGLAAAAIAFWSACTAVTGAAANFLTLAAARVGVGVGEAALTPAAYSLFADGVRRDRLGRAIAIYTAGGALGSGLALLGGGWLYSAFEAAGTTTAPWRLTLLAVGLPGLLLAAAVLLLVKEPPRRDAEARPAVRSVLAWLALHRRFYGWTFAAYAALSTLIYGFMAWTPSYLIRTFEIAPGEAGMRFGTAMLIGGVAGPLFAGWAVDRAASRLGLMAPLRVMAAAFLCAIAAILALPWITGPGSAVVLLGIVGFFATGMLGLPPIALQLATPGLMRGLVSGINLMIGNLIGLSLGPVAVALLSSRLAGGLAPALASVVVASALAGILALLCARAPRPSTETPGPTSVAPVTHEPMQA; via the coding sequence ATGAGCAGTATGGAAACCGTGAGACCCGCAGCCCTGACACCGCACGACAAGGACAGCCCGCGCATCTGGATCGCGGTGGTCATCCTCTCGGCCTGTTATGTCTTTTCGCTGATTGACCGCCTGATCATCAATCTGCTGGTCGATCCGATCAAGGCCGACCTCGGGCTCAGCGACCTGCAGATCGCGCTCGTCCAGGGGCCGGCATTCGCCGTTCTCTACGCGACCGCCGGGGCGCCCCTCGGGCGGCTCGCCGACATCATGAGCCGGCGCGGGCTCGCCGCCGCCGCCATCGCCTTCTGGAGCGCCTGCACGGCCGTGACCGGGGCGGCCGCCAACTTCCTGACGCTGGCCGCGGCGCGCGTCGGGGTCGGCGTCGGCGAGGCCGCGCTGACGCCCGCGGCCTACTCGCTCTTCGCGGACGGCGTCCGCCGCGATCGTCTCGGCCGGGCCATCGCGATCTACACGGCGGGCGGCGCGCTCGGGTCGGGGCTGGCGCTGCTGGGCGGCGGCTGGCTCTACAGCGCCTTCGAGGCCGCCGGCACGACGACCGCGCCGTGGCGGCTGACGCTGCTGGCCGTCGGCCTGCCCGGCCTTCTTCTGGCCGCGGCCGTGCTGCTCCTCGTGAAGGAGCCGCCGCGGCGTGACGCGGAGGCGCGCCCGGCGGTGCGCAGCGTCCTTGCGTGGCTGGCGCTGCACCGGCGCTTCTACGGCTGGACCTTCGCGGCCTATGCCGCGCTCAGCACCCTCATCTACGGCTTCATGGCGTGGACGCCGTCCTACCTGATCCGCACCTTCGAAATCGCGCCGGGCGAGGCGGGAATGCGCTTCGGCACGGCGATGCTGATCGGCGGCGTCGCCGGGCCGCTGTTCGCGGGCTGGGCCGTCGACCGCGCGGCTTCGCGCCTTGGCCTGATGGCGCCGCTGCGCGTCATGGCCGCCGCATTCCTCTGCGCGATCGCCGCGATCCTGGCGCTGCCGTGGATCACCGGACCCGGCAGCGCGGTCGTCCTGCTCGGCATCGTCGGCTTCTTCGCGACGGGAATGCTGGGCCTGCCGCCGATCGCGCTGCAGCTTGCGACGCCCGGCCTGATGCGCGGCCTCGTATCGGGCATCAACCTGATGATCGGCAACCTGATCGGGCTCAGCCTCGGCCCCGTCGCCGTCGCGCTCCTGTCCTCCCGGCTGGCGGGCGGGCTGGCCCCGGCGCTGGCCTCGGTCGTCGTCGCGTCCGCGCTGGCGGGAATCCTCGCCCTGCTCTGCGCGAGGGCGCCAAGGCCGTCGACGGAGACGCCCGGGCCGACTAGCGTCGCGCCGGTCACACACGAACCGATGCAGGCATGA
- a CDS encoding IclR family transcriptional regulator has translation MAGKISRKAGLENRRGVQSIDVGMRILEVLAASDEALPLKTISDSVGMASSNVHRYLASFIRAGLLRQDPATSRYDLGRLALRIGLSALSRIDILELAKPELKRLAHDSGLLGIASVYGDQGPTVVHIQQPNPSVILTLALGSILPLLRSPSGLVFLAYLPEEATRSLVERELMYSSRYTISPSTPKSFAEVRRVAKEVRSAGFAINNVDISPGLRSVACPILDLQRNIVAVVSLTGPDSTLGPEHPALHDLVAVCRRLSEEAGYRAASEIAIT, from the coding sequence ATGGCGGGAAAAATCAGCAGGAAAGCCGGTCTCGAGAATCGGCGCGGCGTGCAGTCGATTGATGTCGGGATGCGGATCCTGGAGGTGCTTGCCGCGTCCGACGAGGCCCTGCCGCTGAAGACCATCAGCGACAGCGTCGGCATGGCCTCCAGCAACGTGCACCGCTATCTCGCGAGCTTCATCCGGGCGGGGCTGCTTCGCCAGGACCCCGCCACCAGCCGCTACGACCTCGGCCGGCTGGCGCTGCGAATCGGCCTGTCCGCCCTCTCGCGCATCGACATTCTCGAGTTGGCGAAGCCCGAGCTGAAGCGCCTCGCCCACGACAGCGGCCTGCTCGGCATCGCCAGCGTCTACGGGGACCAGGGGCCGACCGTCGTCCACATCCAGCAGCCCAACCCCTCGGTGATCCTTACCCTTGCGCTGGGCAGCATCCTGCCTCTGCTGCGCTCGCCCTCGGGCCTCGTCTTTCTCGCCTATTTGCCCGAAGAGGCGACGCGCAGCCTCGTGGAGCGCGAGCTCATGTACAGCTCCCGCTACACGATCTCCCCGTCGACACCCAAAAGCTTCGCCGAGGTCCGGCGGGTCGCGAAGGAGGTGCGCAGCGCCGGGTTCGCCATCAACAACGTCGACATATCGCCGGGCCTGCGGTCCGTCGCCTGCCCGATCCTGGACCTGCAGAGGAACATCGTGGCCGTCGTCAGCCTGACCGGCCCCGACTCCACGCTCGGCCCCGAGCACCCGGCGCTGCACGACCTCGTGGCCGTGTGCCGCCGCCTGTCGGAGGAGGCGGGCTATCGCGCCGCATCGGAAATAGCGATCACCTAA
- a CDS encoding TonB-dependent receptor plug domain-containing protein, whose amino-acid sequence MKSQVRVLTYATVSLAAMIAGSAPAWSQEAAIEEELIVVTGTNIRGANVIGSAVQSLSADDIAKTGKATIAELMRELPVNFAGGVGNSDNNRGQDTSSQGSNLGGGSGVNLRGLGALSTLVLVNGRRVAVSGQFGDFVDISNIPVAAIERIEILQDGASAVYGSDAVGGVVNIILKRKVDGLHALARIGTTTEGGGAEYQGSLV is encoded by the coding sequence ATGAAATCGCAAGTCCGCGTATTGACGTATGCCACAGTTTCGCTGGCGGCCATGATCGCCGGGTCCGCTCCCGCGTGGTCGCAGGAGGCGGCCATCGAGGAAGAATTGATCGTCGTCACCGGCACCAACATCCGCGGCGCCAACGTGATTGGCAGCGCAGTGCAGTCGCTCAGCGCCGACGACATCGCCAAGACCGGCAAGGCCACCATCGCCGAGCTGATGCGCGAGCTCCCGGTGAACTTCGCGGGCGGCGTCGGCAACTCGGACAATAATCGCGGTCAGGATACCAGCTCGCAGGGCTCCAACCTCGGCGGCGGCTCGGGCGTCAACCTGCGCGGCCTCGGCGCGCTGTCAACGCTCGTCCTGGTGAACGGCCGCCGCGTTGCGGTCTCCGGCCAGTTCGGCGACTTCGTCGACATCTCGAACATTCCCGTCGCCGCGATCGAGCGCATCGAGATCCTTCAGGACGGCGCTTCGGCCGTCTACGGCTCGGACGCCGTCGGCGGCGTCGTCAACATCATCCTGAAGCGCAAGGTGGACGGCCTTCACGCGCTCGCGCGCATCGGCACGACGACCGAGGGCGGCGGCGCGGAATATCAGGGCAGCCTCGTCTAG